In Methanosarcina siciliae T4/M, one genomic interval encodes:
- the ltrA gene encoding group II intron reverse transcriptase/maturase: MDGVIWSSSADKMRTALQLTNKGYRAKPLTRKYIRKKSGKLRPLSIPTVFDRAMQTLHSLVLGPIESAPGDKTSFGFKPYRSTKDAYAYLHLCLSKKVSPEWIVEGDIKACFDEISHNWILDNIPMDKRILKEFLKAGYIENYHLFPTEKGTPQGGPISPIIGNMSLNGLENALAMRFYSRSDGTIDKSHQNRHKVNYVRFADDLVVTADSPETALEIIDVIQAFLDPRGLKLSEEKTLVTNISEGFNFLGWNFRKYKGKLLPKPSKDSQKEVLKKIRDVLHKAKAWDQDRLIQTLNPIIRGWAQYHNHAVSSAIFNKLDEIVYNMLISWAKRRHSNKGFTWITTKYWHKSGKRKYVFCTELQTLERFSNARIVKQRLASLNKNPFIDKEYFEQWKFIEYHRKKCITSPNFVLN, from the coding sequence ATAGATGGCGTCATTTGGTCATCATCGGCAGATAAGATGCGTACCGCTCTACAACTAACGAACAAAGGCTATCGTGCAAAACCATTAACACGGAAGTATATTCGAAAGAAGAGCGGTAAACTACGACCTCTTAGCATACCAACTGTGTTTGACAGAGCAATGCAAACCTTGCACTCTCTGGTGTTGGGCCCAATCGAATCTGCACCAGGTGACAAAACTTCGTTTGGGTTTAAACCTTATCGTTCCACAAAAGATGCTTATGCCTACCTTCACCTCTGTTTAAGCAAGAAAGTTTCTCCTGAATGGATCGTCGAAGGTGACATTAAAGCTTGCTTTGATGAAATCAGCCATAACTGGATACTTGATAACATCCCTATGGATAAACGAATCCTTAAAGAGTTCCTAAAAGCCGGATATATCGAGAATTATCATCTGTTTCCTACCGAAAAAGGCACACCTCAAGGAGGGCCTATATCTCCAATAATTGGAAATATGTCCTTAAACGGCTTAGAAAACGCCTTAGCGATGAGATTTTACTCCAGATCAGATGGAACAATTGACAAATCTCATCAAAACAGGCACAAGGTTAATTATGTTCGTTTTGCTGATGACCTTGTGGTAACTGCTGATTCCCCGGAAACGGCTCTTGAAATAATCGATGTCATCCAAGCATTTTTAGATCCTCGTGGACTTAAGCTCAGTGAAGAAAAGACTCTTGTGACTAATATTAGTGAAGGGTTCAATTTCCTAGGATGGAACTTCAGGAAGTATAAAGGAAAACTCCTTCCGAAGCCATCTAAAGACTCTCAAAAGGAAGTTCTTAAGAAAATCCGTGACGTACTTCACAAAGCAAAAGCATGGGATCAAGACCGATTGATACAAACACTCAACCCAATCATTAGGGGATGGGCACAGTATCATAATCACGCAGTTTCTTCTGCTATCTTCAACAAACTTGATGAAATAGTCTATAACATGCTTATCTCCTGGGCGAAAAGAAGACACTCAAATAAAGGTTTCACTTGGATAACGACCAAATACTGGCATAAATCCGGTAAAAGAAAATACGTATTCTGCACAGAACTACAGACGTTGGAGAGATTCTCCAATGCCAGAATTGTTAAGCAAAGATTAGCAAGCCTTAATAAGAATCCATTTATCGACAAAGAATATTTCGAACAATGGAAATTCATAGAATACCACCGGAAGAAATGCATCACTAGCCCCAATTTTGTCCTAAACTGA
- a CDS encoding reverse transcriptase N-terminal domain-containing protein has translation MNVREPEITSVTELTDKELTQQWKNIDWKRVKEVVNNLQSRIASAAKNGNWKTVNKLSRLLTRSFYAKLLSVRKVTTNKGSRTP, from the coding sequence ATGAATGTAAGAGAACCAGAGATAACTTCGGTTACGGAACTTACAGACAAAGAACTCACTCAACAATGGAAAAATATTGATTGGAAAAGAGTGAAAGAAGTCGTTAATAACCTACAGTCTCGAATTGCAAGTGCAGCTAAGAACGGAAATTGGAAAACTGTGAACAAACTCTCCCGCCTTCTGACCCGGTCCTTTTATGCCAAACTTCTTTCGGTACGTAAAGTAACCACTAACAAGGGAAGTCGAACTCCCTGA
- a CDS encoding IS1634 family transposase, translated as MTLSPSSESTTHLGHYGLIAGVFDELDISDLIDTLLPKKSGHNIPHSTVIKAMCINGLGFTERRLYLFPDFFENLPTERLLGEGVLPEHLNDDVFGRALDKIYEYGATELFNHIILQAMKHVPINHRFCHTDTTNFSVYGDYENDDGKTINITYGHPKDKRVDLLRFSISMVTDQKGIPLFVRALDGNSSDKKVLIKTIKELTQNLNLDERVYHVADSAFYTEDNVKEIGTNAFFISRAPATINEAKELLIADLILKTCSDERYSCYSAKSCYGGVEQLWGVFCSEEMKKKEEKTFEEKIIKELEAAEKSLKKLSNREFACEADARMAAEQWLKENDSYEFESLDIKIKSRRLENKKGRPRKGEEVQTFYLIEAEIKHDQEKVQERRTKLGRFILATNDLELTPDQLLEYYKEQGTVERGFRFLKDKSFRVSEVYLKKESRIEALAMVMVLCLLLYSIAEWKLRTRLEEAKEAIRNQVKKKTQIPTMKWVFFLFRRITELVIEIDGKRIKKVLNLDEETIKVLKLMGEKYEKYYA; from the coding sequence ATGACTCTCTCCCCTAGCTCTGAATCCACAACTCATCTTGGTCATTATGGCCTTATTGCTGGCGTATTTGACGAGCTTGATATTTCAGATTTGATTGACACTCTCCTTCCCAAGAAAAGTGGCCATAACATTCCTCATTCTACTGTTATCAAAGCAATGTGCATTAACGGTTTAGGATTTACTGAGCGCCGTCTTTACCTGTTTCCAGACTTTTTTGAAAATTTACCCACTGAGAGGTTACTGGGAGAAGGTGTTCTCCCAGAACACCTTAATGACGATGTTTTTGGCAGAGCTTTGGATAAAATTTATGAATACGGAGCAACCGAACTCTTTAACCACATTATTTTGCAAGCTATGAAACACGTTCCCATCAATCATCGTTTCTGTCATACAGATACTACTAATTTCAGTGTTTATGGTGACTATGAAAACGATGATGGCAAAACTATCAACATTACTTATGGTCATCCAAAAGACAAGAGAGTCGACTTACTTCGTTTTTCCATTTCCATGGTTACTGACCAGAAAGGAATTCCTCTTTTCGTAAGAGCATTAGATGGCAACAGTTCCGACAAGAAAGTTCTCATCAAAACTATAAAGGAACTAACACAGAACCTGAATCTTGATGAAAGAGTCTACCATGTTGCAGACAGCGCATTTTATACTGAAGATAATGTGAAAGAGATAGGAACAAACGCTTTTTTCATATCGAGAGCTCCTGCAACCATCAATGAAGCAAAGGAACTCTTAATAGCCGACTTAATTCTGAAAACATGCTCTGATGAACGTTATTCTTGCTATTCTGCAAAATCCTGTTATGGTGGAGTAGAACAGTTATGGGGTGTATTCTGTTCAGAGGAAATGAAAAAAAAGGAAGAGAAGACGTTTGAAGAAAAGATCATTAAGGAGCTTGAAGCAGCAGAAAAATCCCTTAAAAAGCTTTCTAATCGTGAATTTGCCTGTGAAGCTGACGCAAGAATGGCTGCTGAACAATGGTTGAAAGAGAATGACTCTTATGAGTTTGAGAGTCTTGATATAAAAATTAAGTCTCGCAGGCTTGAAAACAAGAAAGGGAGACCAAGGAAAGGTGAAGAGGTACAGACTTTCTACCTGATAGAAGCAGAGATTAAACATGATCAGGAGAAAGTGCAGGAAAGAAGAACAAAGTTAGGAAGGTTCATTCTTGCAACCAATGATCTGGAGTTGACTCCAGATCAACTCCTAGAATACTATAAGGAACAGGGAACAGTTGAAAGAGGGTTCAGGTTCCTTAAAGATAAGAGTTTCAGAGTGTCTGAGGTATACCTGAAAAAAGAGTCCAGAATAGAAGCACTTGCAATGGTAATGGTTCTGTGCTTATTGTTATATTCAATAGCTGAGTGGAAACTGAGAACAAGATTGGAAGAAGCAAAAGAAGCTATTAGAAACCAGGTTAAGAAGAAAACACAGATTCCAACAATGAAATGGGTATTCTTCCTGTTCAGAAGAATAACAGAATTAGTGATCGAAATTGATGGAAAAAGGATAAAGAAGGTATTAAATCTGGATGAGGAAACCATTAAAGTGCTGAAACTGATGGGAGAAAAGTACGAAAAATATTATGCGTGA
- a CDS encoding glycosyltransferase family protein, with the protein MPDSWRHAKMNDLLFHVGRMDLLFNNSLLDPLLDKEYFFPLMHFQVAINQILLGINIKSASNVALIIPLTISSVCVFLFAKEYFGKKIGLLAMLLINISDYHILWGSAPQTTTYGICLYYFLLFCIFKTIDSPKPRWISVSLLLIFCLILSHAVSSFIFLITLFGLLFGNVIYGALFDKHRRIFISPTIMLISFVGLIQHWMIALYRKDGTPFFDKMILTFNYYILGGYSGFLNRPESIAEYANTLPPFCERFLDHLSLTLFLFLSIIGCLIWLSKECRNNLNFSLIICVSLLLGITFGFPLFGLRNIIPDRWFIFEYFFLSIMASVGFLRLSKLIPNQNHLKIFTFFIFFSLSFFMSSSTISNSDSPSWLEESTVSESFTLQEIQAGERLADYSTNIVSDSKYSFNFLDLWLGVKKPPFSIENIETNDNLNDTIYIWRKYTLYRPIKVTRSLNNTYNSVYSKMIYEDKILGISFFRNLESHNKIYDNCDVSAYHLANGT; encoded by the coding sequence ATGCCAGATTCATGGCGCCATGCAAAAATGAACGATTTATTATTTCATGTAGGAAGAATGGATTTACTATTTAACAATTCTCTTTTAGATCCTTTATTAGACAAAGAATATTTTTTTCCGCTTATGCACTTTCAAGTAGCTATAAACCAAATTTTACTTGGTATTAATATTAAGTCTGCTTCCAACGTTGCCTTGATAATTCCTTTAACAATTTCTTCAGTCTGTGTTTTTTTATTCGCTAAAGAGTACTTTGGCAAAAAAATAGGTCTTTTAGCCATGTTACTAATTAATATTTCTGATTATCATATATTATGGGGCTCGGCACCTCAAACAACAACTTATGGTATATGCTTATATTATTTTTTACTATTTTGTATTTTTAAGACTATTGACTCTCCAAAACCACGCTGGATTTCAGTCTCACTCTTATTAATATTTTGTCTAATATTGTCACATGCAGTTTCTTCTTTCATATTTTTGATAACTTTATTCGGATTGTTATTTGGGAATGTAATATATGGTGCACTTTTTGATAAACATCGTCGGATTTTTATCTCTCCAACTATAATGCTTATTTCTTTTGTAGGACTCATACAGCATTGGATGATAGCGTTATATCGTAAAGATGGGACTCCATTTTTTGATAAAATGATATTAACTTTCAATTACTATATTTTAGGAGGGTATAGTGGGTTCTTAAATAGACCTGAGTCTATTGCTGAATATGCAAATACATTACCTCCATTTTGTGAAAGATTTTTGGATCATCTAAGCTTGACGCTGTTTTTATTTCTTTCAATAATAGGATGTCTAATCTGGCTCTCTAAAGAATGTCGTAATAATCTAAATTTTTCACTTATTATTTGCGTATCTTTACTTTTAGGTATCACATTTGGTTTTCCACTTTTTGGATTAAGAAATATTATTCCAGATCGATGGTTTATTTTCGAATATTTTTTTCTAAGTATTATGGCATCCGTTGGTTTTTTGAGATTATCTAAATTAATTCCTAATCAAAATCACTTAAAAATCTTCACATTTTTTATATTTTTTAGTTTATCTTTTTTCATGTCTTCAAGTACTATTTCAAATTCTGATAGTCCCTCATGGCTTGAAGAATCAACAGTTTCTGAATCATTTACACTACAGGAAATCCAAGCAGGTGAAAGATTAGCTGACTATAGTACAAATATTGTGAGTGATTCTAAATACAGTTTTAATTTTTTAGATCTTTGGTTGGGAGTCAAAAAACCTCCATTTTCTATTGAAAATATTGAAACTAACGATAACCTAAATGATACAATATACATTTGGCGAAAATATACACTTTACAGACCTATAAAGGTTACAAGAAGTCTCAATAATACATATAATAGTGTGTATTCAAAAATGATATACGAGGATAAAATATTAGGAATTTCTTTCTTTAGAAATTTAGAATCACACAACAAGATATATGATAATTGTGATGTTTCCGCTTATCATCTTGCTAACGGCACTTAA
- a CDS encoding glycosyltransferase family 4 protein, whose amino-acid sequence MSFDQIINKNLLVLTPAYPNETGSYIGDSFVKNQVDELKQYFKEIIVISPVPFSFEQYPKDKLCDNYSYDNVRVYYPRSFYVPIRYFRKILIDNRLQVIESLIKKENISFDIIHAHFTWPSGYIGVKLKSKYNIPVVITLHANSVRFYQEVNMNYPLLNYTWKNADALIRVNQKDVPVLKKFNENSFFIPNGFSQTFKPLDQKTCRDKLNLSPNKKIIFSLGWLIERKGFKYLIEAMDILQKERSDILCFIGGSGPLKNKLQKQIDDLNLADKVKLTGFIPDDLLPIWMNACDVFILPSLSESFGVVLIEAMACGKPVITTYNGGSEEVVISEDYGYVIESKNSKKLAQKVLIVLDQKWDSTRIKKYSDLFTWDIACEKIIKVCADLLKN is encoded by the coding sequence ATGAGTTTTGATCAAATTATCAATAAAAATTTACTGGTATTGACACCTGCTTATCCTAATGAAACTGGCAGCTATATAGGAGATAGTTTTGTAAAAAATCAGGTTGATGAATTGAAACAGTACTTTAAAGAAATTATTGTCATCTCCCCTGTCCCTTTCAGTTTTGAACAATATCCTAAGGATAAATTATGTGATAATTATAGTTATGATAACGTTAGGGTTTACTATCCTAGGTCCTTTTATGTACCAATTCGCTATTTTAGAAAAATACTGATTGATAACCGTCTTCAGGTTATTGAAAGTTTAATAAAAAAAGAAAATATTTCTTTTGATATTATCCATGCTCATTTCACCTGGCCATCTGGATATATTGGAGTTAAATTAAAATCCAAATATAATATACCTGTAGTCATAACACTTCATGCTAATTCAGTGCGCTTCTATCAGGAAGTAAATATGAACTACCCTCTTTTAAATTATACTTGGAAAAATGCTGATGCATTAATTCGAGTTAACCAAAAAGATGTACCTGTATTGAAGAAATTCAATGAAAATTCATTCTTCATTCCAAATGGTTTTTCTCAAACATTTAAACCTTTAGATCAAAAAACATGTCGAGACAAATTAAATTTGTCTCCCAATAAAAAGATAATTTTCAGTCTCGGTTGGCTAATTGAAAGAAAAGGTTTTAAATATTTAATAGAAGCTATGGACATACTCCAAAAAGAAAGATCAGATATTCTCTGTTTCATTGGAGGATCAGGTCCTTTAAAGAATAAGTTGCAAAAGCAAATTGATGATCTTAACTTAGCTGATAAAGTTAAGCTAACTGGTTTCATTCCAGATGACCTACTCCCAATATGGATGAATGCTTGTGATGTTTTTATATTGCCAAGTTTGAGTGAAAGTTTTGGTGTTGTTCTTATAGAGGCAATGGCATGTGGTAAACCAGTTATTACTACATATAATGGTGGAAGTGAAGAAGTTGTAATTTCCGAGGATTATGGTTATGTGATCGAGTCAAAAAACTCAAAAAAACTAGCACAAAAGGTATTGATTGTTTTAGACCAAAAATGGGATTCTACAAGAATTAAAAAATATTCTGATTTATTTACTTGGGATATCGCCTGTGAAAAAATTATCAAAGTTTGTGCTGATCTTTTGAAGAACTAA
- a CDS encoding DUF354 domain-containing protein, which translates to MRVLIDIGHPGHVHFFKNTIWSLREKGHEVMVTSRDKEVTIDLLNAYGIPHDILTSTASEKGSVFKEWMVRDCKFLNVARKFNPDVLAGIINPCVAHASWVLGKKAFIFNDTEHQKFARKIINPFVEKVYTPSCFYEDFGKKQARYQGYHELAYLHPNHFSPNPAVLEEMGLKETDTIIILRFVSWKAHHDVGQAGIKNKVKLVSELEKYGHVFITSEQPLGPELDKYKIRVSPEKLHDLLYYATLYIGEGATTASECAVLGTHAVYVNTLRTGYTNEEESKYDLVFNFSEGQNMEEEAFKKALDLLENPNLKSEGRVKRDKLLNDKIDVTGFMVNEMENAVF; encoded by the coding sequence TTGAGGGTTCTCATAGATATCGGACATCCAGGTCATGTTCATTTCTTTAAAAACACCATTTGGAGCCTCCGTGAAAAAGGTCATGAAGTAATGGTTACTTCTAGAGATAAAGAGGTGACTATTGATCTGTTAAACGCTTACGGCATTCCTCACGATATTTTGACATCTACTGCTTCTGAGAAAGGTAGTGTATTCAAAGAATGGATGGTTCGAGATTGCAAATTTCTCAATGTTGCAAGAAAATTTAATCCCGATGTTTTGGCAGGAATTATTAATCCATGTGTAGCGCATGCTTCCTGGGTACTTGGAAAAAAAGCTTTTATCTTTAATGATACCGAACATCAGAAATTTGCTCGTAAAATAATCAATCCTTTTGTTGAAAAAGTTTATACTCCTTCCTGCTTTTATGAAGACTTCGGAAAAAAACAGGCTCGATATCAGGGGTATCATGAACTTGCATACCTGCATCCGAATCACTTTTCTCCAAATCCTGCCGTCCTTGAAGAAATGGGGTTGAAGGAAACTGACACAATAATTATATTAAGATTTGTTTCCTGGAAAGCGCACCATGATGTTGGACAGGCCGGAATTAAAAATAAAGTGAAATTAGTGAGCGAACTGGAAAAGTATGGGCATGTATTCATAACTTCTGAGCAGCCTTTAGGGCCTGAACTGGACAAATATAAAATAAGGGTTTCTCCCGAAAAACTTCATGATCTTCTCTATTATGCTACTCTTTACATCGGGGAAGGAGCTACAACAGCCTCTGAATGTGCTGTTTTAGGCACGCATGCCGTCTATGTAAACACGTTAAGAACCGGTTACACAAACGAGGAAGAATCAAAATACGATCTTGTTTTTAATTTTTCAGAAGGGCAGAATATGGAAGAAGAAGCTTTCAAAAAAGCACTGGATTTACTTGAAAATCCAAACTTAAAGTCTGAAGGCAGAGTAAAGAGAGATAAACTGCTCAATGATAAGATTGATGTTACGGGCTTTATGGTAAATGAAATGGAAAATGCCGTTTTTTAA
- a CDS encoding glycosyltransferase family 2 protein produces the protein MNNELIIGKSVQPITKKEENPNVRVPSLRNITVVLPAYNEEVSIGSVVLQAKKFADRVVVVDNASSDNTVDVAKLAGAEIIRNTKHKGFDFPIQIGIEHATDSEAFLFMDISICHEPKLIPKMLEPIQKDDFDMVIGTCFSKSNRLQENVSFLNKKQMESGPVGFFVFSKKCFDILLSSPNIYISSVGTILSFAENNNLKAKHLNLEEEHTFSLFKMYKIGVVVPAYNEEVLLGETIKGIPEYVSRIYIVDDCSSDRTPEVIKSLKDSRVVSLRHEVNMGAGKSVIDGYKMALADKMDIVVVMDGDNQMDPSQMPRLLMPIIEGKADYTKGNRLITREAREGMSAWRFFGNTLLSLLTKIGSGYWDLMDPQNGYAAASRKALETIDLDSVYTYYGYVNDILIKLNAYGMRVTDVVIPARYKNEKSSINYRRYIMKVAPMLFNGFLWRLKTKYVLLSFHPLVFFYVASMALLPAGLIFDFWILVQKLMHNPVSQNYPLLGVFMTLMGAQLLFFAMFFDMQSDISKKLNQNV, from the coding sequence ATGAATAATGAACTGATTATAGGCAAGAGCGTCCAACCAATCACAAAAAAAGAGGAAAATCCAAATGTGAGAGTTCCATCTCTTCGAAACATAACCGTTGTCCTCCCTGCCTATAATGAGGAAGTTTCCATCGGCAGTGTTGTTCTTCAGGCAAAGAAATTTGCTGATAGAGTAGTTGTAGTCGACAATGCAAGTTCCGATAATACAGTCGATGTAGCTAAACTTGCGGGTGCAGAGATAATCCGAAACACCAAGCATAAAGGGTTTGATTTTCCAATTCAAATAGGTATTGAACATGCTACAGATTCTGAAGCCTTCTTGTTCATGGACATCAGTATTTGCCATGAACCAAAGTTAATTCCTAAAATGCTTGAACCTATTCAAAAAGATGATTTTGATATGGTAATTGGCACCTGTTTTAGCAAATCAAATCGGCTACAAGAGAATGTATCTTTTTTAAACAAAAAACAGATGGAAAGTGGGCCTGTAGGATTCTTTGTTTTTTCTAAAAAATGCTTTGATATATTATTAAGTTCCCCCAATATTTACATTTCTTCTGTAGGTACTATTCTCTCTTTCGCCGAAAACAATAATCTTAAGGCAAAACATCTAAACCTCGAAGAAGAGCACACATTCAGTCTATTTAAAATGTACAAAATTGGAGTTGTAGTGCCCGCATACAACGAAGAAGTTTTGTTAGGTGAAACAATTAAAGGGATTCCGGAGTATGTGAGCCGTATCTATATCGTAGACGACTGCAGTTCTGACCGGACTCCTGAAGTGATTAAAAGCCTGAAAGACTCCAGAGTTGTTTCCTTAAGGCATGAAGTGAATATGGGTGCCGGAAAGTCGGTAATTGACGGATATAAAATGGCTCTGGCAGACAAAATGGACATAGTCGTTGTAATGGATGGCGACAACCAGATGGATCCGTCCCAGATGCCTCGTCTTTTAATGCCCATAATAGAAGGCAAAGCCGATTACACTAAAGGAAACAGGCTTATAACCCGAGAAGCCCGGGAAGGCATGAGCGCCTGGAGGTTCTTTGGAAACACTTTACTCTCACTGCTAACTAAAATAGGAAGCGGCTACTGGGATTTAATGGATCCCCAGAACGGTTATGCTGCTGCATCTCGAAAAGCACTGGAAACAATAGACCTTGATTCCGTATATACTTATTACGGTTACGTAAATGATATCCTGATAAAGCTCAACGCATACGGCATGAGAGTAACAGATGTTGTAATCCCTGCCCGCTATAAAAACGAAAAATCCTCTATAAATTATCGTAGATACATAATGAAAGTCGCTCCCATGCTTTTCAATGGTTTCTTATGGAGGCTGAAGACCAAGTATGTACTTTTAAGTTTCCATCCGCTTGTGTTTTTCTATGTTGCCAGCATGGCACTTCTCCCTGCAGGACTTATTTTTGATTTCTGGATTCTTGTACAAAAGTTGATGCACAATCCGGTTTCTCAAAACTATCCCCTTCTGGGCGTATTTATGACTTTGATGGGTGCACAGTTGTTGTTTTTTGCAATGTTTTTTGATATGCAGTCGGACATTAGTAAGAAACTTAATCAAAATGTTTAA
- a CDS encoding glycosyltransferase family 2 protein, producing MSNELIMGNNIQFQAHIENPRFREAVSQNITVVLPAYNEEGSIGSIVLLSKLYADNVIVVDDGSTDRTAEIARKAGAEVIAHNTNKGKAEVLKTGFTAAINLGADIIVTMNSDGQHNPAAIPKLVAPILEGNAEFVNGSRSLNYPGKNTPLYRRVGQTLQDTTAKMNFNLKITDTQSGFRAFAASTKNIFRFNGKNTAIEREMLADAGRSGLRIKEVEIGTFKDSESIIQNPIKYLAEVMKNVVEDIEVNRPLYFYSVPGFGLATCGFYMGFKFLESFFLGSTSLNFGHTFLMFFLAFVGAYMTLRGIIEHSMAGVAKNTDPA from the coding sequence ATGAGTAATGAACTGATTATGGGCAATAATATCCAGTTCCAGGCCCATATAGAGAACCCCCGTTTCAGGGAAGCAGTCTCTCAAAATATAACTGTCGTCCTTCCAGCTTATAATGAAGAAGGCTCTATCGGGAGTATCGTTCTTCTTTCCAAGCTCTATGCAGATAATGTGATAGTTGTCGACGACGGTAGCACTGACAGGACAGCCGAAATTGCAAGAAAAGCCGGAGCCGAAGTAATTGCTCATAATACTAATAAAGGAAAAGCGGAAGTTCTTAAAACAGGCTTTACAGCTGCAATCAATCTCGGTGCCGATATTATAGTTACAATGAACTCAGATGGGCAGCACAACCCTGCTGCTATTCCAAAGCTCGTTGCTCCTATCCTTGAAGGAAATGCTGAATTCGTTAATGGCAGCCGTTCTCTTAATTATCCGGGCAAAAATACTCCTCTCTACCGGCGTGTTGGCCAGACCCTGCAGGACACCACTGCAAAAATGAACTTTAACCTCAAAATTACCGATACGCAGAGCGGCTTCCGAGCCTTTGCAGCCTCAACAAAGAATATTTTCCGCTTCAATGGTAAAAATACGGCTATAGAACGTGAAATGCTTGCCGATGCAGGTAGATCCGGTCTCCGTATAAAAGAAGTAGAGATTGGGACTTTCAAAGATTCGGAAAGCATAATCCAAAACCCGATAAAGTATCTTGCCGAAGTCATGAAAAATGTAGTTGAGGATATAGAAGTTAACAGACCTCTGTACTTCTACTCTGTGCCAGGTTTTGGTCTTGCAACATGCGGCTTCTATATGGGTTTCAAGTTCCTTGAATCCTTTTTCCTTGGCAGTACAAGCCTCAATTTTGGGCACACGTTCCTCATGTTTTTCTTAGCTTTTGTGGGTGCATACATGACTCTCAGGGGAATAATAGAGCATTCGATGGCAGGAGTGGCTAAAAATACCGATCCAGCTTAA
- the wecB gene encoding non-hydrolyzing UDP-N-acetylglucosamine 2-epimerase translates to MKIAIILGTRPEIIKMSPIIRECEKQGLEYYILHTGQHYSYEMDKIFFEQLKLPPAKYNLDVGSDLHGKQTAKMLAGIEEILIKDRPDAVLVQGDTNTVLAGALAASKLKIKIGHVEAGLRSFDRTMPEETNRIIADHTSDYLFAPTENSKRYLLNEGISHDKIFVTGNTVVDAAYQNLEISRDRADILKELGLTEKEYFVATAHRAENVDSKERLAGILNGFSQIYKEFGLPIIFPAHPRTVKMIGEFGFKVPEGSILIEPLGYLEFLQLESGAKLVFTDSGGVQEEACVLRIPCVTLRDNTERPETVDVGANLIAGCGEKIIYCTRKMIKSDCEWEKLYGNGNAAELTLSKLRCDNSVQK, encoded by the coding sequence ATGAAGATTGCAATTATTCTCGGCACAAGACCTGAGATCATAAAGATGAGCCCTATAATAAGAGAATGTGAAAAACAGGGTTTAGAGTACTATATACTACATACAGGCCAGCACTATAGCTATGAGATGGATAAAATCTTTTTTGAACAGTTAAAACTCCCACCGGCAAAGTACAACTTAGATGTAGGTTCGGACCTCCATGGAAAACAGACTGCAAAAATGCTTGCTGGAATCGAAGAAATTCTGATAAAAGACAGGCCGGATGCCGTGCTTGTGCAGGGAGATACAAACACTGTCCTTGCTGGCGCTCTTGCAGCATCTAAACTTAAAATCAAAATAGGTCATGTCGAGGCGGGCTTAAGATCCTTCGACAGAACAATGCCCGAAGAAACAAACAGAATAATTGCAGACCACACTTCTGATTATCTCTTTGCCCCAACTGAGAACTCAAAAAGATATCTTTTAAATGAAGGAATTTCTCACGACAAAATATTTGTCACAGGAAATACGGTTGTTGATGCAGCCTACCAGAACCTTGAGATCTCCAGGGACAGAGCCGATATTCTTAAAGAACTGGGCTTAACCGAAAAAGAATACTTTGTAGCTACAGCCCACAGAGCCGAAAATGTTGACAGTAAAGAACGCCTTGCTGGAATTCTTAATGGTTTTTCTCAAATTTACAAAGAGTTCGGCCTTCCAATAATCTTTCCAGCTCATCCTAGAACCGTAAAAATGATTGGAGAATTTGGCTTCAAAGTGCCTGAAGGTTCAATACTGATCGAACCTCTTGGTTACCTCGAATTTCTACAGCTCGAAAGTGGAGCTAAGCTAGTTTTTACAGATAGCGGAGGTGTGCAGGAAGAAGCCTGCGTCCTCAGAATCCCTTGCGTGACACTTCGAGACAATACAGAAAGACCGGAAACAGTAGATGTCGGCGCGAATTTGATTGCAGGATGTGGGGAAAAGATCATTTACTGTACAAGAAAGATGATAAAATCCGATTGTGAGTGGGAAAAACTATATGGTAATGGAAATGCTGCAGAACTGACTCTTAGTAAATTGAGGTGTGATAATTCAGTGCAAAAATAA